The following coding sequences lie in one Alloacidobacterium dinghuense genomic window:
- a CDS encoding SDR family NAD(P)-dependent oxidoreductase, giving the protein MALITGGTRGIGAATARRVAELGAKVVIAGRRRREGRLLIDEIKRYDGSAAFIQADLAQPDQVRLIVPFALETFGRLDYAFNNAGISGDNRLLVDQTEENFDRVFAVNVKALFLLLQDELKQMIAQGEGGSIVNTASVGGRLAIPTAGHYVASKHAVLGLTKTAAVECGRDGIRVNAVSPGAVRTEMLLEVFGSEVALDRMASVHPIGRIGRPKEIADAVVWLFSEKSSYYTGQSLTLDGGLTAQRPYVTQPVNLEPASPEERRLAGKLDQ; this is encoded by the coding sequence GTGGCGCTCATCACCGGAGGGACTCGCGGGATTGGCGCTGCGACCGCGAGACGTGTAGCCGAGTTAGGCGCAAAGGTTGTCATTGCCGGACGGCGCCGGCGCGAAGGGCGACTGTTGATCGACGAAATCAAACGTTACGATGGATCTGCCGCATTTATCCAAGCGGATCTCGCTCAACCCGACCAGGTAAGGCTCATCGTCCCGTTTGCTCTCGAAACCTTCGGACGGCTTGATTATGCATTCAACAATGCCGGAATATCCGGCGACAACCGATTGCTTGTGGATCAGACTGAGGAAAACTTCGACCGCGTCTTCGCGGTAAATGTAAAAGCGCTGTTCCTATTGCTCCAAGATGAGTTGAAGCAGATGATTGCGCAAGGAGAGGGAGGCTCAATCGTCAATACTGCCTCGGTGGGTGGACGGCTCGCGATCCCAACTGCGGGCCATTATGTGGCCAGCAAGCACGCTGTCCTTGGACTGACCAAAACCGCCGCGGTCGAGTGCGGACGAGACGGCATTCGGGTCAATGCCGTCAGTCCGGGCGCAGTACGAACCGAAATGCTGTTGGAGGTATTTGGCAGCGAGGTGGCGCTCGACCGAATGGCGAGCGTTCATCCTATTGGCCGTATCGGTCGCCCGAAAGAAATTGCGGACGCGGTTGTATGGCTGTTTTCGGAGAAATCGTCGTATTACACTGGACAGTCCTTGACCCTCGATGGCGGTCTCACCGCGCAACGCCCATATGTGACCCAACCCGTCAACCTGGAGCCCGCTTCGCCGGAGGAGCGACGATTGGCTGGGAAGCTGGATCAATAG
- a CDS encoding catalase: MANEVRKTMTTGAGRPVGDNQNSLTAGPRGPVVFQDFLLFEKMAHFNRERIPERVVHAKGSGAYGHFVCTNPDMFKWTTARLFEKVGNITPLFIRFSTVGGEKGSADSERDPRGFAVKFYTEEGNWDMVGNNTPIFFIRDPLKFGDFIHTQKRDPQTNLKSPTMMWDFFSLSPESLHQVTILFSDRGTPNGYRHMNGYSSHTFSLINAENELFYVKWHFKTRQGIKNLTREEADAMRGKDPDYAQRDLFEAVKNGDFPRWHVCMQVMPEADAETYHINPFDLTKVWPHSDYPLVEVGEMVLDRNPENYFAEVEQAAFEPRNIVPGMGYSPDKMLQGRLISYPDAHRHRLGVNYDALPINKPDSPVATYHRDGAMRFDGNGGSSPNYEPNSFSGPTQDPRYIERPNPITGTVARHNHGDDSDYYTQAGNLFRLMKTDEKERLISNISDSLSQVPRHIQERQLCHFFRADPAYGESVAKAIGISIDELVTAK, from the coding sequence ATGGCTAATGAAGTACGCAAGACGATGACAACGGGCGCTGGGCGTCCTGTTGGCGACAACCAGAACTCCCTCACTGCTGGACCTCGTGGTCCCGTAGTTTTCCAAGACTTTCTTCTTTTTGAAAAGATGGCGCACTTCAACCGCGAGCGCATTCCCGAACGCGTCGTGCACGCAAAGGGTTCGGGTGCCTACGGACACTTCGTCTGCACCAATCCCGACATGTTCAAATGGACCACCGCAAGGCTCTTTGAAAAAGTCGGCAACATCACGCCCTTATTTATCCGCTTCTCCACGGTAGGCGGCGAGAAGGGTTCGGCTGACAGTGAGCGCGATCCCCGTGGCTTCGCCGTCAAGTTCTACACCGAAGAAGGCAACTGGGATATGGTCGGCAACAACACGCCGATCTTCTTCATCAGGGATCCACTCAAATTTGGCGACTTCATCCATACCCAGAAGCGCGATCCGCAGACCAACCTCAAGTCACCTACCATGATGTGGGACTTCTTTTCACTCTCTCCCGAGTCGTTGCATCAGGTAACGATTCTTTTCAGTGATCGTGGCACACCCAATGGCTATCGCCATATGAACGGATATTCCAGCCACACCTTCTCGCTCATCAATGCGGAGAACGAACTGTTCTACGTGAAATGGCACTTCAAGACCAGACAAGGAATCAAGAACCTCACGCGCGAGGAAGCGGATGCGATGCGCGGCAAAGATCCCGACTACGCACAGCGCGACCTCTTCGAGGCAGTCAAGAATGGCGATTTCCCCAGGTGGCACGTTTGCATGCAGGTGATGCCAGAGGCTGATGCTGAGACTTATCACATTAATCCGTTCGATCTTACGAAGGTTTGGCCGCACAGCGATTACCCGCTCGTAGAAGTCGGCGAGATGGTTCTTGACCGCAATCCTGAGAATTACTTTGCTGAAGTTGAGCAGGCTGCCTTCGAGCCGCGCAACATCGTTCCCGGCATGGGCTATTCGCCGGACAAGATGTTGCAGGGCCGTCTCATTTCGTATCCTGATGCGCACCGCCATCGTCTTGGCGTCAATTACGACGCTCTTCCCATCAACAAGCCGGATAGCCCGGTCGCCACCTACCACCGCGACGGAGCTATGCGATTCGATGGTAATGGTGGCTCCTCACCGAATTATGAGCCGAATAGCTTTAGTGGTCCCACCCAGGATCCGCGCTACATCGAGCGCCCCAACCCAATCACCGGAACCGTAGCGCGCCACAACCATGGAGACGACTCTGACTACTACACACAGGCTGGCAACCTCTTCCGACTGATGAAAACAGACGAAAAGGAGCGGCTGATCAGCAACATCAGTGACAGCCTTTCGCAGGTTCCGCGCCATATTCAGGAGCGGCAGCTCTGTCACTTCTTCCGCGCCGATCCCGCTTATGGTGAAAGTGTCGCCAAGGCAATCGGAATTTCTATCGATGAGTTAGTGACGGCAAAGTAG
- a CDS encoding MIP/aquaporin family protein, which translates to MKKYFAELIGTFFLVLTIGCSVIGHGAGSLAPLAIGSALMVMIFAGGHISGGHFNPAVTLGIWLRGKCEAKDVAPYMIFQIIGAVLAAFAVKLLKAGDAITPLHPATIPALLAEFLFTFALVYVVLNVATAKGTSGNSFYGLAIGFTVLVGAFSVGNISGGAFNPAVATAISVLGLSSWSKIWIYLIADFGGAAVAAGAFKVLSSAEDVPQQLQRTKAARVTPREDSYSRT; encoded by the coding sequence ATGAAGAAGTACTTCGCTGAACTCATTGGAACCTTCTTTCTGGTTCTGACCATTGGGTGTTCGGTCATCGGCCACGGCGCCGGCTCGCTTGCCCCGCTCGCAATCGGTTCCGCACTCATGGTGATGATTTTTGCAGGCGGACATATTTCGGGAGGGCACTTCAATCCGGCCGTTACGCTGGGCATCTGGCTGCGCGGAAAGTGCGAGGCCAAAGATGTAGCGCCCTACATGATATTTCAAATCATAGGAGCAGTATTGGCAGCTTTTGCCGTCAAGCTCCTGAAGGCAGGTGACGCCATTACGCCGCTCCACCCGGCAACTATACCCGCGCTTCTTGCAGAGTTTCTTTTTACCTTTGCGCTTGTCTACGTTGTCTTGAACGTCGCAACGGCCAAGGGTACATCCGGCAATTCCTTTTATGGGCTGGCGATAGGATTCACGGTACTAGTGGGTGCATTTTCTGTCGGTAACATTTCCGGTGGAGCGTTCAACCCGGCAGTCGCAACGGCCATCTCTGTCCTCGGGTTATCGTCCTGGTCGAAGATTTGGATTTACCTGATCGCTGATTTTGGCGGTGCTGCGGTGGCGGCAGGTGCGTTCAAGGTCCTCAGTTCAGCTGAAGATGTTCCTCAACAGCTACAGCGAACGAAAGCTGCGCGGGTTACTCCTCGCGAGGACAGCTATTCGCGTACTTAA
- a CDS encoding cytochrome-c peroxidase, whose amino-acid sequence MFQQMKKRGFSLGALAAALVSCALCLVLVRSVSAKPEGQDENTDPSQNAASNRFLPPGAVGELAKINAEIDQIEQQTLRLIDTDLDSMHQIQTLGKLEIFDRSLSVNKNESCSTCHMPEAGYTGASQILNMTTVAYPGSVKTRFSGRKPQSYAYATLAPVLHYNKTQQDFYGGNFWDMRATGARMQSAAAEQAEGPPTNPVEMGLPDSACVAYRVSRGRYLSLWLKVYGSTIETITWPADAEKTCGTPVGKNGVGPQLSLSSEDRTKTNTIYDQFALAIAAYEGSSAVNAFSSKFDAYLAGNAMLTPQEQHGYELFNGQGKCNTCHLSGNANGATGGTVADAAPVFTDFTSSNLGLPKNLDIPLYYENKPDAYGYVVNPMGTAYVDLGVGAFLSGAQGSPVPDKSWMQYAPMYNGKMRVPTVRDVDMRPYPDFVKAYMHNGYLKSLKEVVHFYNTRDMMCPTPNDSNAKKTCWPAPEVSQNEDTTVGKLGLSDQDEDDIVAFLKTLTDGYSTTNPAVANTIQQNIRAMRESLQH is encoded by the coding sequence ATGTTTCAGCAAATGAAGAAACGAGGTTTTTCCCTTGGCGCCCTCGCGGCGGCTTTAGTTAGTTGCGCACTCTGTCTCGTGCTCGTTCGATCGGTTTCCGCAAAGCCGGAAGGACAGGATGAAAACACCGATCCATCACAGAATGCAGCGTCAAACAGATTTCTCCCGCCTGGAGCAGTCGGCGAACTCGCGAAGATTAACGCGGAGATTGATCAGATTGAGCAGCAGACATTAAGGCTGATCGATACCGATCTCGACTCCATGCACCAGATTCAAACGCTAGGCAAGCTGGAGATATTTGACCGCTCGCTGTCCGTAAATAAGAACGAGTCATGCAGCACTTGCCACATGCCGGAAGCGGGCTACACCGGAGCAAGTCAGATCCTGAACATGACAACGGTGGCCTACCCCGGGTCGGTGAAGACTCGCTTCAGCGGACGCAAGCCCCAGAGCTATGCCTACGCAACATTGGCGCCGGTACTGCACTACAACAAAACCCAGCAGGACTTCTACGGAGGCAACTTCTGGGATATGCGCGCGACAGGCGCCAGGATGCAGAGTGCCGCAGCAGAGCAGGCGGAGGGACCGCCTACCAATCCGGTAGAGATGGGATTGCCGGACAGTGCCTGCGTTGCTTACCGTGTCTCACGCGGACGCTATCTCTCGCTGTGGCTGAAGGTGTACGGCTCGACAATTGAGACTATCACCTGGCCTGCGGATGCCGAGAAAACCTGCGGCACTCCAGTAGGCAAGAATGGGGTGGGTCCACAACTAAGCCTCAGTTCCGAAGACCGCACCAAAACGAACACGATCTATGATCAGTTTGCTTTGGCCATTGCTGCTTACGAGGGCTCGTCCGCAGTCAACGCTTTCTCCTCCAAGTTCGATGCTTATCTTGCCGGAAACGCCATGCTGACCCCACAAGAGCAGCATGGCTATGAGCTGTTCAACGGTCAGGGTAAGTGCAATACCTGCCATCTCAGTGGCAACGCGAACGGAGCCACCGGTGGGACCGTCGCCGACGCCGCGCCAGTGTTCACCGACTTTACTTCCTCTAACCTGGGCCTGCCGAAAAATCTCGACATCCCCTTGTATTACGAGAACAAGCCGGACGCTTATGGCTATGTTGTCAACCCGATGGGGACTGCGTATGTCGATCTCGGCGTGGGCGCATTCTTGAGTGGAGCGCAGGGTTCGCCTGTTCCCGACAAGTCGTGGATGCAGTACGCGCCCATGTATAACGGCAAAATGCGGGTACCAACGGTGCGCGATGTCGACATGAGGCCTTATCCGGACTTTGTTAAGGCATACATGCACAACGGCTACTTGAAAAGCTTGAAGGAAGTTGTCCACTTTTACAACACGCGGGATATGATGTGCCCGACGCCCAATGATTCCAATGCAAAGAAAACCTGCTGGCCCGCACCGGAGGTGTCACAGAATGAAGACACAACGGTGGGCAAGCTTGGATTGTCCGATCAAGATGAAGACGATATCGTCGCCTTCCTCAAGACGCTGACCGATGGTTACTCGACAACCAACCCAGCCGTCGCGAACACAATTCAGCAAAATATCCGTGCGATGCGCGAAAGCCTACAGCACTGA